In the Haloactinospora alba genome, GGACGGTTCCGGCGGCGTCGCCAGTGGGAACCAGATCGACGTCCCCGCCGACGTGCAGGCCGAGATCTGCGGGAACTCCGTGTCGGCGCTCGGCATCTCCGAGGCGGAGTGCGAGAAGGTCGCCGAGGTCCTGTACGCCGCCGGTGACGGTGGTGGGGACTCGACGGACGGTTCCGGTGGTGTGGCCAGCGGCAACCAGATCAACATCCCCGTCGACGTGGCCGTGGACATCTGCGGCAACGCCGTCGGCGGGCTGTCCACGGCCAAGTGCACCGAGATCACCGACGAGCTCGCCGAGGAGTCCGACGGTGGTGGGGACTCGACGGACGGTTCCGGTGGTGTGGCCAGCGGCAACCAGATCAACATCCCCGTCGACGTGGCGGTGAACGTCTGCGGCAACTCCATCGCGGTGCTGGGTGCCTCCGAGGCCGAGTGCACCGACGCCGTGCACGCCATGGAGGAGTCCGAGGACAACGAGGCCGCCGGTGACGGTGGTGGGGACTCGACGGACGGTTCCGGTGGTGTGGCCAGCGGCAACCAGATCAACATCCCGGCGGACGCCGCTGCCACCATCTGCGGCAACGCCGTGTCCGTCGTCGGTGTGGCCGAGGCCGAGTGCGTGTCCGCGATCTCCGAGGAGGAGGACGGCGACGACGGCGGTGGGGACACCACCCCCGCTCCCCCCGAGGAGGACGAGCAGCAGCCCCCCGAGGAGGAGCCCTCCGAGCCGCCGGAGAGCGACGGCCCGGACAACCCCGGTGACGGCGACAAGGAGACCCCGAGTCCCGAACCGGCCCCGGAGGGCGACCAGGCGGCCGACGACAGCCTGCCGGTGACCGGGGCGTCCCTGGCCGGGTGGCTGGCCGCCGCCGCGGGAGCGGTGGCCGCCGGTGCCGCCGCGATCCTCGTCGCCTACCGGCGCAGGAGGGCACGCGCGGTGGCGGCCACCGCCGACGCCTCCTGACCGGGGTTTTCACCACCGGGGGGTGGTGCGGCGGGTCGGTCGGCGTCCCATAGTCTCGGAGACGTGCTTCGGGTCCTGTTCTCCTCACGCATGCTGGCGTTCCACGCGCTGGTGCTGCTCGTCGTGCCCTCGTTCATCGCGCTGGGGTTCTGGCAGTTCGGACGGTGGGAGGACGAGACGGCGCGGGCCGACCTGCAACAGGCCAACATGAACGCCGACCCGGTGTCGCCGGAGAGCGTCACCGGGGTCGGCGACCATGTGGCGGCCGACGACCAGTGGACGGCGGTCACCGCCACGGGAACCTACGACACCGACAACGAGCTGCTCGTCCGCAACCGCGACGGTTCGCGCGGTGTGGGGATGCACGTGCTCACCCCCCTGGTCACCGGGGACGGGACAGCGCTCCTGGTGAACCGCGGGTGGATCGAACCGCCGCCGTCGGCCACGGAGCAACCGGACGTGCCGCCCGCCCCCGAGGGCGAGGTCACCGTCACCGGCCGGCTCCGGCCCCACGAGACCCCGCGGAACACGGGGATCGAGGAACGGGACGGGCTGCCCGAGGGCCAGATCATGCTCATCGACACGGACCGGCTCGCCGACGAGCTGCCGTACCCCGTCTACGGCGGCTACGCCGAGCTGACCGAACAGGACCCCGAGACGGATCCGGCGCCCGAACCGGTCGAGGCCGGTGAGTTCAACACGTGGATGAACCTCTCCTACGCCGTGCAGTGGTGGGTGTTCACCGGTGTCGCCGTCGGGGGGTGGGGGTTCCTGATGCGGCGCGAGCTGCACGACGCGCGCACCCTCGCCGCGGACTCTCCCGAGAGCGGTTCCCCCGAGGAGCCGTCGCCGGCGGGTTCGCGGTAACCCGCGCCGGGCGGGTCCCGCCATGGGAAACCCGGTCCTGCCGGGCGAGAATGGTTCCATGGCACAAGAGCGGATGCCGGACAGCACCGACGTGGTCCGTGTCGCCCACCGGCCGGCGGACTCGGGGGAGAGTGCCCGTGCCAGCCGGTGCTGGTGGGAACACTCGGCGGACGAGTACCAGGCCGACAACGGCCCGTTCCTGGGTGACGCCCGCTTCGTGTGGGGACCTGAGGGACTGGAGGAGCAGCAGGTCCGGTTGTTGGGCAGCGCCGAGGAGCTGCGCGGCGCGCGTGTCCTCGAACTGGGCTGCGGTGCCGGGCAGTGCGCCCGGTGGCTGCGCGACCAGGGGGCGTACGCGGTGGGGATGGACGTGGCCCACCGGCAGCTGCTGCACTCCCGGGAGCTCGACCGGCGGACCGGCACCCCGGTTCCGGTCGCGCAGGCCGACGCCCAGTCGCTCCCGTTCGCGGACGCCGCGTTCGACATCGTGTGTTCCGCGTTCGGCGCCTTCCCGTTCGTTCCGGACGCCGCGGCCGCGCTGGTGGAGACCGCCCGGGTCCTGCGTCCCGGTGGCACGGTGGTGTTCTCGGTGAGTCACCCGGTGCGTTGGTGCTTTCCCGACGATCCGGGACCGGAAGGGCTCGTCGCGACCGAGTCCTACTTCGATCGCAGCGCCTACGTGGAGGAGGACTCCTCCGGACGGGCGGTCTACGTCGAACACCACCACACGATCGGTGACTGGGTGCGGGCGGTCGCCGCCGCGGGGCTGCGCATGCGCGACCTTGTGGAGCCGGAGTGGCCCGAGGACAATGACCGCACCTGGGAGGGGTGGAGCCCGTTGCGGGGGCACATCCTGCCCGGTACCGCGATCGTCGCCGCTGTGAAGGACGCCGCGTGAAGCTCAAACTCGACCTGCACGACATCTACAACCGGGGACGGGACATCGACCGCGCCCTGAACGACATCATGGACGAGGCGGAACGCACGAAGGCCAAGACCGTGGAGATCATCCCGGGCAAGGGCTCGGGGCAGCTCAAGAAGCGGGTGCTGCGTTTCCTGGACCAGAAGGACGTCAAACGCCGCTACCAC is a window encoding:
- a CDS encoding Smr/MutS family protein, yielding MKLKLDLHDIYNRGRDIDRALNDIMDEAERTKAKTVEIIPGKGSGQLKKRVLRFLDQKDVKRRYHRLEKDSKNFGRLFVHFKH
- a CDS encoding chaplin family protein, whose translation is MRKNLATSTSATLLTAGLIGAAPAVALADAQTDGSGGVASGNQIDVPADVQAEICGNSVSALGISEAECEKVAEVLYAAGDGGGDSTDGSGGVASGNQINIPVDVAVDICGNAVGGLSTAKCTEITDELAEESDGGGDSTDGSGGVASGNQINIPVDVAVNVCGNSIAVLGASEAECTDAVHAMEESEDNEAAGDGGGDSTDGSGGVASGNQINIPADAAATICGNAVSVVGVAEAECVSAISEEEDGDDGGGDTTPAPPEEDEQQPPEEEPSEPPESDGPDNPGDGDKETPSPEPAPEGDQAADDSLPVTGASLAGWLAAAAGAVAAGAAAILVAYRRRRARAVAATADAS
- a CDS encoding SURF1 family cytochrome oxidase biogenesis protein, with the translated sequence MLRVLFSSRMLAFHALVLLVVPSFIALGFWQFGRWEDETARADLQQANMNADPVSPESVTGVGDHVAADDQWTAVTATGTYDTDNELLVRNRDGSRGVGMHVLTPLVTGDGTALLVNRGWIEPPPSATEQPDVPPAPEGEVTVTGRLRPHETPRNTGIEERDGLPEGQIMLIDTDRLADELPYPVYGGYAELTEQDPETDPAPEPVEAGEFNTWMNLSYAVQWWVFTGVAVGGWGFLMRRELHDARTLAADSPESGSPEEPSPAGSR
- a CDS encoding class I SAM-dependent methyltransferase, which encodes MAQERMPDSTDVVRVAHRPADSGESARASRCWWEHSADEYQADNGPFLGDARFVWGPEGLEEQQVRLLGSAEELRGARVLELGCGAGQCARWLRDQGAYAVGMDVAHRQLLHSRELDRRTGTPVPVAQADAQSLPFADAAFDIVCSAFGAFPFVPDAAAALVETARVLRPGGTVVFSVSHPVRWCFPDDPGPEGLVATESYFDRSAYVEEDSSGRAVYVEHHHTIGDWVRAVAAAGLRMRDLVEPEWPEDNDRTWEGWSPLRGHILPGTAIVAAVKDAA